One Streptomyces sp. SAI-135 DNA segment encodes these proteins:
- a CDS encoding chorismate synthase, with protein sequence MTAVSIRTVHDVAGLGAVSAYFGEVWRTPPAAPPYPAEVLHSLVHAGGAVHAAHEGQRLAGACVAVFGPPGSGEAYSLVAAAEPGLGQAVKQAQRAWALGLGARTMRWTFDPLVARNARFNLAKLGAAGTEYLVDFYGPMRDGVNGGDESDRLTVTWDLTAPGQPYDPGHREDAPATRRAPDGGVLARRDPADLHIWCRVPDDVVKLRAADPALALRWRHAVREVFTEAFGRGFRATGMSRDGWYTLTREAAA encoded by the coding sequence ATGACCGCAGTGAGCATCCGTACCGTCCACGACGTCGCCGGCCTCGGTGCCGTCAGCGCGTACTTCGGCGAGGTGTGGCGGACCCCGCCCGCCGCCCCGCCCTATCCGGCCGAGGTGCTGCACAGCCTGGTGCACGCGGGCGGCGCGGTGCACGCGGCCCACGAGGGGCAGCGCCTCGCCGGGGCCTGTGTCGCCGTGTTCGGGCCGCCGGGCTCGGGGGAGGCGTACTCCCTGGTGGCCGCGGCGGAACCCGGGCTCGGGCAGGCGGTGAAGCAGGCGCAGCGGGCCTGGGCGCTCGGTCTCGGCGCCCGCACCATGCGCTGGACCTTCGACCCGCTGGTCGCCCGCAACGCCCGCTTCAACCTGGCCAAGCTCGGCGCGGCCGGCACCGAGTACCTCGTCGACTTCTACGGCCCCATGCGGGACGGCGTGAACGGCGGCGACGAGAGCGACCGGCTGACGGTGACCTGGGACCTGACGGCGCCCGGACAGCCGTACGACCCGGGGCATCGCGAGGACGCGCCCGCCACCCGTCGCGCCCCCGACGGAGGAGTCCTCGCCCGCCGCGACCCCGCGGACCTGCACATCTGGTGCCGGGTCCCGGACGACGTCGTCAAGCTGCGGGCCGCCGACCCGGCGCTCGCGCTGCGCTGGCGGCATGCCGTGCGCGAGGTGTTCACGGAGGCGTTCGGGCGGGGGTTCCGGGCGACCGGCATGTCCCGGGACGGCTGGTACACGCTCACGAGGGAGGCCGCCGCATGA
- the menC gene encoding o-succinylbenzoate synthase codes for MKLERVEVVHVAIPLVSPFRTSFGTMTVKDTFLLHVVTDTAEGWSEFAADPQPRYCSEFVAGAELVLRDFLVPRVAALPAPTAALVGPAVSGIKGHELAKAALETAVLDAELRSYGMPLAVYLGAVRDRVPAGVSVGIKESVPQLLDDVERYLAEGYVRIKLKIEPGWDIEPVRAVRERFGDALPLQVDANTAYTLADAEHLRRLDAFGLLLIEEPLDENNLYGHARLQSRVATPVRLDESLHNARDTASAIAMDACRVVNVKPARVGGYLEARRIHDVARAHGVPVWCGGMLETGIGRAANLALAALPGFTLPGDTSASSRYFAEDITEPFVLADGHLPVPRGPGIGVEPLPDVLRRFTRRATGSVPGLTGSWPELTAALD; via the coding sequence ATGAAGCTGGAGCGCGTGGAAGTCGTCCATGTGGCGATCCCGCTGGTCAGCCCCTTTAGGACCTCGTTCGGCACGATGACCGTCAAGGACACCTTCCTGCTGCACGTCGTCACGGACACCGCCGAGGGCTGGTCGGAGTTCGCCGCCGACCCCCAGCCGCGCTACTGCTCGGAGTTCGTGGCGGGCGCGGAACTCGTGCTGCGGGACTTCCTGGTGCCGAGGGTGGCGGCTCTGCCCGCCCCGACGGCGGCTCTGGTCGGGCCCGCCGTCAGCGGGATCAAGGGGCACGAACTGGCGAAGGCGGCCCTGGAGACGGCGGTCCTGGACGCGGAGCTGCGCTCGTACGGCATGCCGCTGGCGGTATACCTCGGCGCGGTGCGCGACCGGGTGCCGGCGGGGGTCTCGGTGGGCATCAAGGAGTCCGTGCCGCAGCTGCTGGACGACGTCGAGCGGTATCTCGCCGAGGGGTACGTCCGGATCAAGCTGAAGATCGAACCGGGCTGGGACATCGAGCCGGTCCGGGCCGTGCGCGAGCGCTTCGGGGACGCGCTGCCCCTCCAGGTCGACGCCAACACCGCGTACACGCTCGCGGACGCGGAACACCTGCGGCGCCTCGACGCGTTCGGGCTGCTGCTGATCGAGGAGCCGCTGGACGAGAACAACCTGTACGGCCACGCGCGCCTCCAGAGCCGTGTCGCCACCCCCGTCCGCCTGGACGAGTCGCTGCACAACGCCCGGGACACCGCCTCCGCGATCGCGATGGACGCGTGCCGGGTGGTCAATGTGAAGCCCGCGCGCGTGGGCGGATACCTGGAGGCCCGCCGCATCCACGACGTGGCCCGCGCGCACGGTGTGCCGGTGTGGTGCGGGGGCATGCTGGAGACGGGAATCGGCCGCGCCGCGAACCTCGCCCTGGCCGCCCTGCCCGGCTTCACGCTCCCCGGCGACACCTCGGCCTCCTCCCGCTACTTCGCCGAGGACATCACCGAGCCGTTCGTGCTGGCGGACGGCCACCTTCCGGTGCCGCGCGGGCCGGGTATCGGTGTCGAACCGCTTCCGGACGTCCTACGGCGCTTCACCCGTCGCGCGACGGGATCTGTACCGGGGTTGACCGGCTCGTGGCCGGAACTGACCGCCGCGTTAGATTGA
- a CDS encoding S16 family serine protease, giving the protein MLSRLTRPQAVAVCALPVVALVATALFAPLPFSLAQPGMTANVLGDNEGAAVITISGAATRTTSGQLRMTTIEATGPDAHISLGDIFDNWFRTDRAVMPHDAVYPSGQSVKEIEKHNTAQMKESQDAATEAALGYLDLSDDKVKVSLKLADVGGPSAGLLFALGIVDKLDGDGAGGDLTGGRTIAGTGTIDADGTVGAVGGVALKTQAARRDGATVFLVPKDECADAKAELPKGLRLIPVTSLKEAVGALTALESGKGSVPAC; this is encoded by the coding sequence GTGCTCTCTCGCCTCACGCGCCCCCAGGCCGTCGCCGTCTGTGCCCTGCCCGTCGTGGCACTGGTCGCCACGGCCCTTTTCGCGCCGCTGCCGTTCTCGCTGGCGCAGCCCGGCATGACGGCGAACGTCCTCGGCGACAACGAGGGCGCGGCGGTGATCACGATCTCCGGGGCCGCGACCCGTACGACGAGCGGGCAGCTGCGGATGACGACCATCGAGGCGACCGGGCCGGACGCGCACATCTCCCTCGGCGACATCTTCGACAACTGGTTCCGCACCGACCGGGCCGTCATGCCCCACGACGCGGTCTACCCGAGCGGGCAGAGCGTCAAGGAGATCGAGAAGCACAACACCGCGCAGATGAAGGAGTCCCAGGACGCGGCGACCGAGGCGGCCCTCGGCTATCTCGACCTCAGCGACGACAAGGTCAAGGTGTCCCTGAAGCTCGCGGACGTCGGGGGACCGAGCGCGGGGCTGCTGTTCGCGCTGGGGATCGTCGACAAGCTGGACGGCGACGGGGCCGGGGGCGACCTCACGGGCGGTCGGACCATCGCCGGGACGGGCACGATCGACGCGGACGGCACGGTCGGCGCGGTGGGCGGCGTGGCGCTGAAGACACAGGCCGCCAGGCGGGACGGGGCGACGGTGTTCCTGGTCCCGAAGGACGAGTGCGCCGACGCGAAGGCGGAGCTGCCGAAGGGGCTGCGGCTGATCCCGGTGACGTCCCTGAAGGAGGCGGTCGGCGCGCTGACCGCCCTGGAGTCGGGCAAGGGGTCCGTCCCCGCCTGCTAG
- a CDS encoding helix-turn-helix domain-containing protein — protein MDACTLGDLLDVVGGTSVHLHTAPAGLAAPVTEVVLYDAHAPLPRVPGALLLAVGVRAAAAGPLARAVAEAGMTGLVVRGPDGPAAEAETYGVALLSVAEDTPWHRAHLLLASATGSRPVSSTGGHGDLFALADAIATATGGATAVEDPRRRILAYSTVPGQPVDEDRRQGILGLQVPVDVENTDQYRGLFAAAGPLRLPALREGALPRLAVAVRAGGETLGSVWVVDDGTLAADAADTLVQGASTAALLLLRARAAQELARHQSGDLLRRVLDGTADTAASAARLGVEGPVRVAAFVPDAAGLPDAGQTGLRLLDVVRLQCEARYGRHACVLLDGVVYALLPAPGARHRRLAEDIVARAGQALRVPVRAGLGAMVAGLAEAAGSRADADLVLRVLGPSLPVATVDEVRPRVTLLRLAEVLTERRELTEGSWRRVLAYDEKHGTDHARTLVCWLDAGCDMAGAAKSLAVHPNTCRYRLKQLRHQLGINLDDPDERLMLWLQLRLLAGLGPESTTA, from the coding sequence ATGGACGCCTGCACCCTCGGTGACCTCCTGGACGTCGTCGGCGGCACCTCCGTACACCTGCACACCGCGCCCGCCGGGCTCGCCGCCCCGGTCACCGAGGTGGTCCTGTACGACGCCCACGCCCCGCTCCCCCGGGTGCCGGGGGCGCTGCTGCTGGCCGTCGGGGTGCGGGCGGCCGCGGCCGGGCCGCTGGCGCGGGCGGTCGCGGAGGCCGGGATGACCGGCCTGGTGGTCCGGGGCCCGGACGGGCCGGCGGCGGAGGCCGAGACGTACGGCGTGGCGCTGCTGTCCGTCGCCGAGGACACCCCCTGGCACCGCGCGCACCTGCTGCTGGCGTCGGCGACCGGCTCCCGGCCGGTCTCGTCCACGGGCGGACACGGCGACCTCTTCGCGCTCGCCGACGCCATCGCGACGGCGACCGGTGGGGCCACCGCCGTGGAGGACCCGCGGCGGCGGATCCTCGCGTACTCCACCGTCCCGGGCCAGCCGGTCGACGAGGACCGCCGCCAGGGGATCCTGGGCCTCCAGGTGCCGGTGGACGTGGAGAACACCGACCAGTACCGGGGGCTGTTCGCGGCCGCCGGCCCGCTGCGGCTGCCCGCGCTGCGGGAGGGGGCCCTGCCGCGTCTGGCGGTCGCCGTCCGGGCCGGCGGGGAGACCCTGGGCTCGGTGTGGGTCGTCGACGACGGCACGCTCGCGGCGGACGCGGCGGACACACTTGTCCAGGGGGCGTCGACGGCGGCCCTGCTGCTCCTGCGGGCGCGCGCGGCCCAGGAGCTGGCCCGGCACCAGAGCGGTGACCTGCTGCGACGGGTGCTGGACGGCACGGCGGACACGGCGGCCTCCGCCGCCCGGCTGGGGGTCGAGGGGCCGGTGCGGGTGGCGGCCTTCGTACCGGACGCGGCCGGCCTCCCGGACGCCGGGCAGACCGGGCTGCGGCTGCTGGACGTCGTACGGCTCCAGTGCGAGGCGCGGTACGGGCGGCACGCGTGCGTCCTGCTCGACGGGGTCGTGTACGCGCTGCTGCCGGCACCCGGAGCCCGGCACCGGCGGCTGGCCGAGGACATCGTGGCGCGGGCCGGCCAGGCACTCAGGGTGCCGGTGCGGGCGGGGCTGGGCGCGATGGTGGCGGGGCTCGCGGAGGCGGCCGGGTCACGTGCCGACGCCGACCTGGTGCTGCGGGTGCTGGGACCCTCGCTGCCGGTGGCGACGGTCGACGAGGTACGGCCCCGGGTCACGCTGCTGCGCCTGGCCGAAGTACTCACCGAACGGCGGGAGTTGACGGAAGGCTCCTGGCGGCGGGTCCTGGCGTACGACGAGAAGCACGGCACCGACCACGCCCGCACGCTGGTGTGCTGGCTCGACGCGGGCTGCGACATGGCGGGCGCGGCGAAGTCACTCGCCGTGCACCCCAACACATGCCGTTACCGGTTGAAGCAACTGCGCCACCAACTCGGCATCAACCTGGACGACCCCGACGAACGCCTGATGCTCTGGCTCCAGCTGAGACTGCTGGCAGGCCTCGGCCCGGAGTCGACTACCGCCTGA
- a CDS encoding DEAD/DEAH box helicase, whose protein sequence is MTTTAASSHHLSPAFPGRAPWGTASKLRAWQQGAMEKYVQEQPRDFLAVATPGAGKTTFALTLASWLLHHHVVQQVTVVAPTEHLKKQWAEAAARIGIKLDPEYSAGPLGKDYHGVAVTYAGVGVRPMLHRNRVEQRKTLVILDEIHHAGDSKSWGEACLEAFEPATRRLALTGTPFRSDTNPIPFVTYEEGNDGIRRSAADYTYGYGNALADHVVRPVIFLSYSGNMRWRTKAGDEIAARLGEPMTKDAISQAWRTALDPRGEWMPSVLRAADQRLTEVRKAIPDAGALVIASDQDSARAYAKLIREITGTRATLVLSDDAGASKRIDDFSQSNDRWMVAVRMVSEGVDVPRLAVGVYATTISTPLFFAQAVGRFVRSRRRGETASVFLPTVPDLLTFANEMEVERDHALDKPKKEGEEDPYAESEKEMEEANKEQDEDTGEQEQFAFEALESEAVFDRVLYDGAEFGMQAHPGSEEEQDYLGIPGLLEPDQVQLLLQKRQARQIAHSRKKPDSEADLLELPAERRPVVSHKEMMELRKQLNTMVSAYVHQSGKPHGVIHTELRRVCGGPPSAEATAGQLRQRIAKVQEWATRMR, encoded by the coding sequence GTGACTACCACCGCCGCCTCCTCCCACCACCTTTCCCCCGCCTTCCCCGGCCGGGCCCCCTGGGGTACCGCCAGCAAGCTGCGTGCGTGGCAGCAAGGGGCGATGGAGAAGTACGTCCAGGAGCAGCCGCGTGACTTCCTGGCCGTCGCGACGCCCGGAGCCGGCAAGACGACCTTCGCGCTCACGCTCGCGTCCTGGCTGCTGCACCACCATGTCGTGCAGCAGGTGACGGTCGTCGCGCCGACCGAGCATCTGAAGAAGCAGTGGGCCGAGGCGGCGGCGCGGATAGGGATCAAGCTGGATCCCGAGTACAGCGCCGGGCCGCTCGGCAAGGACTATCACGGTGTCGCCGTCACCTACGCGGGTGTGGGCGTGCGGCCCATGCTCCACCGCAACCGGGTCGAGCAGCGCAAGACCCTCGTCATCCTCGACGAGATCCACCACGCCGGTGACTCCAAGTCCTGGGGCGAGGCCTGTCTCGAGGCCTTCGAGCCCGCCACGCGCCGGCTCGCGCTCACCGGTACGCCGTTCCGGTCCGACACCAACCCGATCCCCTTCGTGACGTACGAGGAGGGCAACGACGGGATCCGCAGGTCGGCCGCCGACTACACCTACGGGTACGGCAACGCGCTGGCCGACCACGTCGTGCGGCCCGTCATCTTCCTCTCCTACAGCGGCAACATGCGCTGGCGGACCAAGGCGGGGGACGAGATCGCCGCCCGGCTCGGGGAGCCGATGACCAAGGACGCGATCAGCCAGGCCTGGCGTACGGCCCTCGATCCGCGCGGTGAGTGGATGCCGAGCGTGCTGCGCGCCGCCGACCAGCGGCTCACCGAGGTCAGGAAGGCCATCCCGGACGCCGGCGCCCTCGTCATCGCCTCCGACCAGGACTCCGCGCGCGCCTACGCCAAGCTGATCCGGGAGATCACCGGCACCAGGGCGACCCTCGTCCTGTCCGACGACGCGGGCGCCTCGAAGAGGATCGACGACTTCAGCCAGAGCAACGACCGGTGGATGGTCGCCGTGCGGATGGTGTCGGAGGGCGTCGACGTGCCGCGGCTGGCGGTGGGCGTGTACGCCACGACCATCTCCACGCCCCTCTTCTTCGCCCAGGCCGTCGGCCGTTTCGTACGGTCCCGGCGGCGCGGCGAGACCGCCTCCGTGTTCCTGCCGACCGTGCCGGACCTGCTCACCTTCGCCAACGAGATGGAGGTGGAACGGGACCACGCCCTCGACAAGCCGAAGAAGGAGGGCGAGGAGGACCCGTACGCCGAGTCCGAGAAGGAGATGGAGGAGGCGAACAAGGAGCAGGACGAGGACACCGGCGAGCAGGAGCAGTTCGCCTTCGAGGCGCTGGAGTCCGAGGCCGTCTTCGACCGCGTCCTCTACGACGGTGCCGAGTTCGGCATGCAGGCGCATCCGGGGAGCGAGGAGGAGCAGGACTACCTCGGCATCCCGGGCCTCCTTGAGCCGGACCAGGTGCAGCTGCTGCTGCAGAAGCGGCAGGCCCGGCAGATCGCGCACAGCCGCAAGAAGCCGGACAGCGAGGCGGACCTGCTGGAGCTGCCCGCCGAGCGGCGGCCCGTCGTCTCGCACAAGGAGATGATGGAGCTGCGCAAGCAGCTCAACACCATGGTCAGCGCCTACGTCCACCAGAGCGGCAAGCCCCACGGCGTGATCCACACCGAGCTGCGCCGGGTCTGCGGCGGGCCGCCGAGCGCCGAGGCCACGGCCGGGCAGCTGCGGCAGCGGATCGCCAAGGTGCAGGAGTGGGCCACCCGGATGCGGTGA
- a CDS encoding helix-turn-helix domain-containing protein — MTAETSQTLDRGLRVLKLLADTDHGLTVTELSNKLGVNRTVVYRLLATLEQHALVRRDLGGRARVGLGVLRLGRQVHPLVREAALPALRSLAEDIGATAHLTLVDGAEALAVAVVEPTWTDYHVAYRAGFRHPLDRGAAGRAILAARQQGFGEPGYMLTHGELEAGASGAAAPLLGVTGVEGSVGVVMLADAVPERVGPRVVDAAREVAEALR, encoded by the coding sequence GTGACCGCGGAGACCTCTCAGACGCTTGACCGGGGACTGCGTGTCCTCAAGCTCCTGGCCGACACGGACCACGGGCTCACCGTCACCGAGCTTTCCAACAAACTGGGTGTGAACCGGACCGTTGTGTACCGGTTGTTGGCCACGCTGGAGCAGCACGCCCTCGTCCGGCGTGATCTCGGCGGTCGTGCCCGGGTGGGCCTCGGGGTGCTGCGACTCGGACGGCAGGTGCATCCGCTGGTACGGGAGGCCGCGCTGCCCGCGCTGCGATCGCTCGCGGAGGACATCGGGGCGACGGCCCACCTCACGTTGGTGGACGGTGCCGAGGCGCTGGCCGTGGCCGTCGTGGAACCCACGTGGACGGACTATCACGTGGCCTATCGGGCGGGTTTCCGGCACCCGCTGGACCGGGGCGCGGCGGGGCGGGCGATCCTCGCCGCTCGGCAGCAGGGGTTCGGGGAGCCGGGGTACATGCTGACGCACGGCGAGCTGGAGGCCGGGGCGAGTGGGGCGGCCGCGCCGTTGCTCGGGGTCACCGGGGTCGAGGGCAGTGTCGGGGTCGTGATGCTGGCGGACGCGGTGCCGGAGCGGGTGGGGCCGCGGGTGGTGGATGCGGCGCGAGAGGTTGCGGAGGCGTTGCGCTGA